CGACCCAGCGGCGCACGCTGAAGGACAGTGCCCGCTGGTACGCCGACGTCATCGCCCGGGGCGCCCTGCCAGGCTGACCACCGCCGCGCGCCCCGGGGTACGCAGGCGCCAGGTGCCGGCGCCGGTGATCCGGACCGCGTCGTAAGGGCCGAGGGCGACGGGGCCGGCAGCGACTGCGGGGCCGGCTGCGCCTTCGCGTTCGAGTTCCGCCGGGCCCTGGAGCGCGACCACCAGCAGGGTCTCCCCCGGCGCGGCGGTGAGCGCGAGGGCGCCCCGTACGACGGCGGTCTGCGCGTGCACGCGGTCGCGGCGGTACATCACGTTGAAGTTCACGACGGGCCCGTCGAGGAGCCGGCACGCGGTGGGGGCGTCGCCGGGGAAGTCCTGCGGCGCGTAGCGCTCGTCGACGAGGCGGCGGGCGCCGGCCACCGCGAGGTCCATGCCCGCCCCCTCGGCCAGGGTCAGGGTGCGGTCGACGCCGGGGAAGGCCGAGAAGGGCCCGTCCGCGGCCACCTCGGCGAGGCTGACCCGCCACCCGAAATCGGCCATGCCGGCGTCCTCGGGCCAGGCCGCGATCTCCCGGGTCACGCCGCCGCCGTTCTTCCACGCGACGGCTGCGCGGTCGCCCGCGCGCAGGATCCGGACCTCGTCGCCGCCGGTCATGGCACTGCTCCTCGCGTCGGGTACGCGCCGCTCCTGCGGCCCGGCCGAGCCTATCCACCCCGGACGGGAGGGCGTCCCGCGGGCAGACCGCGACCGTCCCGGAGACCAGCGCGGCGGCCGACCAGATAACCGGATAGGTCATCCGCATATGTGTTACGGTCGCATCAAGCGGATGATCTATCCGGATAGCGAGTGGGGATGGAAGCCATGAAGAGGACTGCTGTGGTCACGGCCGGAACCGGCGGGATCGGCCTGGAGACGGCGCTGGGGCTGGCCGCTGCCGGGTACGCGGTCACCGTGATCGGACGCAACGCCGAGCGGGGCGCCCGGGCGGTCGACCGGATCGACGCGACGGACCCGGCACACCCGGGCCGTTTCCTGTCCGTCGACCTCGCCTCGCTCGAGGAGGTGCGCGGACTCGCCGGCCGGATCGCCTCGGAACATGCCGCCTCGGGCGAACCGCTGACCGTACTGGTCAACAACGTCGGGGCGATGTTCGCGGACCGCCGGGACCGGGGCGGGCTCGAGGCATCGTTCGTCGTCAACCACCTCTCGCCGTACCTGCTGACCGAGCTGCTGCTGCCCACACTGACGGCCGGTGCGCCGAGCAGGATCGTGAACGTGACCTCGGGCGCGGTCGGGGTCGCGAAGCGGGTGTTCGACGCCGTCGAGCCGCCCGGCGGCTACTACGGCTTCCACTGGTACGGCCGCGCAAAGCTCGCCAACCTCGCTTACACGCTCGACCTGGCGAAGCGGCTGGACGACACGGGCGTGTCGGTCTTCGCCGCGGACCCCGGAGGCGCCGCGACCGACATGACCGACGGCAC
The Streptomyces sp. NBC_01296 DNA segment above includes these coding regions:
- a CDS encoding SDR family NAD(P)-dependent oxidoreductase, which encodes MKRTAVVTAGTGGIGLETALGLAAAGYAVTVIGRNAERGARAVDRIDATDPAHPGRFLSVDLASLEEVRGLAGRIASEHAASGEPLTVLVNNVGAMFADRRDRGGLEASFVVNHLSPYLLTELLLPTLTAGAPSRIVNVTSGAVGVAKRVFDAVEPPGGYYGFHWYGRAKLANLAYTLDLAKRLDDTGVSVFAADPGGAATDMTDGTMTDSKIVSPALRLMWPLVRRTFARSTSGPASVAARPSIVAATDAALTGRTGVVIGAQASPVAPFRAATDPRVAEAVRRLSERHAPLAAV
- a CDS encoding HutD/Ves family protein, whose product is MTGGDEVRILRAGDRAAVAWKNGGGVTREIAAWPEDAGMADFGWRVSLAEVAADGPFSAFPGVDRTLTLAEGAGMDLAVAGARRLVDERYAPQDFPGDAPTACRLLDGPVVNFNVMYRRDRVHAQTAVVRGALALTAAPGETLLVVALQGPAELEREGAAGPAVAAGPVALGPYDAVRITGAGTWRLRTPGRAAVVSLAGRPGR